In Centroberyx gerrardi isolate f3 chromosome 11, fCenGer3.hap1.cur.20231027, whole genome shotgun sequence, the following are encoded in one genomic region:
- the sowahaa gene encoding ankyrin repeat domain-containing protein SOWAHA: protein MEVTQESLLCFLIAEGGKVKNSDLLAKFKGSLNCADPAEKKQNRALFKSFVNSVAFVKEIDGVKCIIVKKKYQHLLKDIQTEEEEEEEEEEEQEKSGSEETPRPGERCAAAAAAAAGRDEEAEKCEDAGGERAVSEPVQVQTEGSSEGDSSENAAESLSPIQLALQRSKSVDFKLKRAMIFDMVQSPSEDAAAFRPVSQTSTGSSVQHKPFALPLRMPPSTRVEIRRLKGDPDDPPESPDPDAFRNKRRPSVESGGGPGSPRPGPAVKTTKPSEEPREARFPSTVPLEQSEHEWLVRCASGHWSQAYGLLLRDNQLAEKRDFMSGFTALHWAAKCGNSEMLAKIIDVSRQGGGDVDVNAKTHGGYTPLHIAALHDQEFILAMLVGEFGADANIRDNCGKRAYHYLHKGISERVRELLGQPKVLQAQESSQQDKEELDLFPDLSKGLHTISRLFQPHGTGHRKKHKQRPGCYSLSEDPREEQDEGGAKHRALSDVFM from the coding sequence ATGGAGGTGACGCAAGAATCCCTCCTGTGCTTTTTGATAGCAGAAGGAGGGAAAGTGAAGAACTCCGACTTGCTGGCTAAGTTCAAAGGTTCATTAAACTGCGCCGATCCCGCGGAGAAGAAACAGAACCGGGCGCTTTTCAAGAGCTTCGTCAACAGCGTCGCCTTCGTGAAAGAAATCGACGGCGTCAAGTGCATTATCGTCAAGAAAAAGTATCAGCATTTACTGAAGGATATccagactgaggaggaggaggaggaggaggaggaggaggagcaggagaagagTGGAAGTGAAGAGACCCCGCGGCCAGGTGagcgctgtgctgctgctgctgctgccgcggCGGGGAGGGACGAGGAGGCAGAGAAATGTGAGGatgcaggaggggagagagccgTTTCTGAGCCGGTTCAGGTGCAGACAGAAGGTAGCAGTGAAGGAGACTCCAGTGAAAATGCTGCTGAATCACTTtctcccattcagctggcattGCAGAGGAGCAAATCTGTGGACTTCAAGCTGAAAAGAGCCATGATTTTTGACATGGTCCAAAGTCCCTCAGAAGATGCTGCAGCGTTCAGGCCTGTAAGTCAAACCAGCACCGGCAGCAGCGTCCAGCACAAACCCTTCGCCTTGCCTCTGAGGATGCCGCCCAGCACCAGGGTGGAGATCCGCAGACTGAAGGGCGACCCGGACGACCCCCCAGAAAGCCCGGACCCAGACGCTTTCAGGAACAAGAGAAGGCCGTCGGTGGAGAGCGGCGGCGGCCCCGGCTCGCCTCGGCCCGGCCCGGCGGTGAAGACCACCAAGCCGTCCGAGGAGCCCAGAGAGGCCCGCTTCCCCTCCACCGTCCCGCTGGAGCAGTCGGAGCACGAGTGGCTGGTCAGGTGCGCCTCCGGCCACTGGAGCCAGGCGTACGGCCTGCTGCTGCGGGACAACCAGCTGGCCGAGAAGAGGGACTTCATGTCGGGCTTCACCGCTCTGCACTGGGCGGCCAAGTGCGGGAACAGCGAGATGCTGGCGAAGATTATCGACGTATCCAGGCAGGGAGGCGGCGACGTCGACGTTAACGCCAAAACACACGGGGGATACACTCCCTTACACATCGCCGCGCTGCACGACCAGGAGTTCATCCTGGCCATGCTGGTGGGGGAGTTCGGCGCCGACGCGAACATCCGGGACAACTGCGGCAAGAGGGCCTACCACTATCTGCACAAAGGCATTTCGGAGAGGGTGAGGGAGCTGCTGGGACAACCTAAGGTCCTGCAGGCTCAGGAGAGCAGCCAGCAGGACAAGGAGGAGCTGGATCTGTTCCCGGATCTGTCCAAGGGCCTGCACACCATCAGCCGCCTCTTCCAGCCCCACGGGACAGGGCACAGGAAGAAGCACAAGCAGCGGCCCGGCTGCTACTCGCTGAGCGAAGACCCCCGAGAGGAGCAGGACGAGGGCGGGGCCAAGCACAGAGCCCTGTCCGACGTCTTCATGTAG
- the shroom1 gene encoding protein Shroom1 — MDSYNFHFERMSNVDLHPLSLPVSRLSPAKSSSSIVDQLAHHQHGKGDSAYSSFSGGSTAPDYPSPFLPDDLQPSSLNHYADLKYVKAIYHPSQVLQSDSKTMDQLYRSVEAISQQYRHSNNNNGNHHSHNGNDGCHTSNKPHCNQEVPAAAPFQGPYPPLRPPPPPARLDSFIATRNLENSWAHHQGADPPPQQPQQQPRPHSQLQPQPPYAPRPQMANPDSGQRTDPVYGGWWGSQQQQPQPQQPPSYRPHLQPHEQAREPLNPEHLFITDNKAACEQQKSENILSRSGVSQTEHLKPRQPASSGGRNGDHHNNNSGSSSHFEGQRKRAHSAHEPTRAASPWNVAQNFINSSIQHKGQFYFVTGVCKLSESGVRTQSASPCASEAGSESSTVVETHRLREKEREKERSHSTMDNLFRPRTSSDMIPDEREVFTSVTQGQDLISRSQDEENHRPPLILTQSSRSFDALEQIHMTQSRDIGRHTANNHIFYCGPDKNCPSASTSQGKEVTTLISNEQPNHHKREEQAKRGRRQPLGDVPSERINKETTPLLYHLTGASRAALKPKKDCFSTKGKEAILNKTGYIEVAVNGNERSPHDETAKEDNGEVTSHVCNTMDDSFKKYYKEKLKDAQSKVLRETSFKRRDLQLSWPHRIRQRPELRPMVIHAFSSSQDSETSTDTLTPSVTSEETERGSVKEEVREKEREKESEKENGRPVNVAQPQVARIGGRKRLTQEQKKMCYSEPEKLNQLGAAPNHSSCRSLGNDTENFFPVDCEGEEPVQQGEQGLVAARRKMFETRGRTLSASSLSKTNLKHLQHKALVEYMERKTGQKVAEPQQPGPQLPPPPRQRHSMGEKPFDWGPRPLSASPEGKTPKKKLHRPHSAGRILDSSTSSIRYAQFFSAQSGSVQSSDQLHQLNWRENQRPSQGKSASVESLLDQPEPPSFFRNRSTSTPHAFQAHGCETDPSPVNTMETCSLQKNGNEEPLSRPAPEGQQRVRVVAQRGKSMEELGASKFTRPSALSKSTEQLDQLWSRSTGPGVMLGPDREKRSVSYFGEGRGEKAQGQERERRNKWVSERAAQGQENVVQKNAQGQTQNQTQKKSLLKQDSAPLLGSEEDAGPLTTAGTRDSNRSTSPASSSSSRVRVHSGSPGSHGSVTDEVRLSRPSSEASNPPSPRGQETSEREIKSTSSTPNQTKLPYENRPSSRIKTSPPVTTSDREQSVDEPSNDTAPPDSNQEVSLSCGVTTDPSLWILPPEEGIKDEVQNLPLTDDVFEDECASSAPPAQKSETSASPSTSVSDADTSQRAEGEKDPETEDEKAGENQGIEERGSPEGEMESPEKPVEKPQWEELVEAVVTADQSLARALYPLTNRKTALMLMEQLLSEDTLLMEEHYKKKQEQRGAAESAETVEEAEPSPCPSDPDSEKPQCPELQSKADITEKKRLLVSCIEERLRALEETRAALQTEIQENAACGKALELLVQERCQPVELERYNLFIGDLERVVSLLLCLSARLARVQNALSTVDQHTDAEEKQSLDSRHRLLCKQREDAKDLKDNLDRRESLVSTFLSRQLSTQQLQDYRRFVQTKASLLIRQKDLEERQRLGEEQLEALSSSLHP; from the exons ATGGATTCCTACAACTTCCACTTTGAGAGAATGAGCAACGTGGACCTGCATCCTCTGAGCCTGCCTGTCAGCCGGCTCTCCCCAGCCaagtccagcagcagcatcGTCGACCAGCTCGCCCACCACCAACACGGCAAAGGAGACTCCGCCTACAGCTCCTTCTCCGGCGGGTCCACCGCCCCAGACtacccctctcccttcctcccggACGACCTGCAGCCCAGCTCCCTCAACCACTACGCTGATCTCAAGTATGTGAAGGCCATTTACCACCCCAGCCAGGTTCTGCAGTCCGACTCAAAGACCATGGACCAGCTGTATCGCTCCGTGGAGGCGATCTCACAGCAGTATCgccacagtaacaacaacaacggtAACCACCACAGCCACAATGGCAATGATGGCTGCCATACCAGCAACAAACCACACTGTAACCAAGAAGTCCCTGCGGCGGCTCCATTCCAAGGACCTTaccctcctcttcgtcctcctccacccccgGCCCGCCTGGATAGTTTCATAGCCACAAGGAACCTAGAGAACAGCTGGGCGCACCACCAGGGCGCTGACCCTCCACCCCAGCAGCCGCAACAGCAGCCAAGGCCCCACTCTCAGCTCCAGCCCCAGCCTCCATATGCCCCAAGACCCCAGATGGCTAATCCTGACTCTGGTCAGAGAACTGACCCAGTCTACGGAGGGTGGTGGGGCTCCCAGCAACAACAGCCACAGCCTCAGCAGCCGCCTAGCTATCGCCCCCACCTCCAGCCCCATGAACAGGCCAGGGAGCCGCTGAACCCAGAACACCTTTTCATCACGGATAATAAAGCTGCCTGTGAGCAGCAGAAGTCAGAAAACATCTTAAGCCGATCCGGCGTGAGCCAGACTGAGCACCTGAAACCCAGACAGCCTGCAAGCAGTGGCGGTCGTAATGGAGACCATCATAACAACAACAGTGGtagcagcagccattttgagggTCAGCGTAAAAGGGCGCACTCGGCCCACGAGCCGACCCGGGCTGCTAGCCCCTGGAATGTTGCTCAGAACTTTATCAACAGCAGCATCCAGCACAAGGGGCAGTTCTATTTCGTTACGGGTGTGTGCAAACTGTCCGAATCTGGTGTGAGGACACAGTCTGCATCTCCATGTGCGTCTGAGGCTGGGAGTGAGAGCTCCACTGTGGTGGAGACACACCggctgagggagaaagagagagagaaggaaagaagtcACAGCACAATGGATAATTTGTTTAGGCCTCGCACCTCCAGTGATATGATTCCAGATGAGAGAGAGGTTTTCACTTCTGTGACCCAGGGCCAGGACCTGATCTCCAGGAGCCAGGATGAGGAGAACCACAGACCCCCTCTCATCTTGACACAGTCCTCCCGCAGTTTTGATGCCTTAGAACAAATCCACATGACCCAGAGTCGAGACATAGGCCGCCACACTGCCAACAACCATATATTCTACTGTGGACCAGACAAAAACTGCCCCTCAGCATCAACCTCACAAGGTAAGGAGGTCACCACACTGATCAGCAATGAACAGCCGAACCATCacaagagagaagagcaggcgaagagagggagaaggcagCCGTTGGGGGATGTTCCCAGCGAGAGGATAAACAAGGAAACAACCCCGCTTCTGTACCACCTGACCGGAGCCAGCAGGGCGGCGCTGAAGCCTAAAAAGGACTGTTTCAGCACGAAAGGCAAAGAAGCAATCCTAAACAAAACTGGTTATATAGAAGTCGCTGTTAACGGTAACGAGAGATCTCCACACGACGAAACGGCCAAGGAAGATAATGGGGAAGTTACCTCACATGTCTGTAACACCATGGACGACTCGTTCAAGAAGTACTACAAGGAGAAGCTGAAGGATGCCCAGTCTAAAGTCTTGAGGGAGACGTCTTTTAAACGAAGGGACCTGCAGCTGTCATGGCCGCACCGGATCAGACAAAGACCTGAGCTGAGACCTATGGTGATTCACGCTTTCTCCTCATCGCAGGACTCTGAGACTTCAACGGACACACTCACCCCCTCTGTGACCTctgaggagacggagagagggagcgtgAAGGAAGAAgtaagggagaaggagagggagaaggagagcgaAAAGGAAAACGGGAGGCCGGTAAACGTAGCCCAGCCCCAGGTGGCACGCATCGGAGGCAGGAAGCGCTTGACTCAAGAGCAGAAGAAGATGTGCTACTCCGAACCTGAGAAGCTCAACCAGCTTGGCGCCGCCCCCAACCACTCCTCCTGCCGTTCCCTTGGCAACGATACCGAGAACTTCTTCCCAGTTGACTGTGAGGGGGAGGAACCTGTGCAGCAAGGAGAGCAGGGATTGGTTGCCGCAAGGAGGAAGATGTTTGAGACCAGAGGACGGACCCTATCAGCTTCCAGCCTCTCTAAGACGAACCTGAAACACCTCCAACACAAGGCCCTGGTGGAGTACATGGAGCGTAAGACGGGCCAGAAAGTGGCCGAGCCCCAGCAGCCGGGGCCTCAGTTACCACCTCCACCTAGACAGAGGCACTCCATGGGGGAGAAACCGTTTGACTGGGGTCCCAGGCCGCTGTCGGCAAGTCCTGAAGGTAAAACCCCGAAGAAGAAGCTCCACAGGCCCCACTCTGCAGGCCGCATCCTCGACTCCTCCACCAGCTCCATCAG GTACGCCCAGTTCTTCTCAGCGCAGTCTGGTTCAGTCCAGTCTAGTGACCAACTCCATCAGCTGAACTGGAGGGAGAACCAGCGTCCGTCTCAGGGGAAGTCTGCCTCGGTGGAGAGTCTGCTGGACCAGCCAGAACCGCCTAGTTTCTTCAGGAAcagatccacatccacaccacaTGCGTTTCAG GCGCATGGCTGTGAGACGGATCCTTCACCAGTTAATACTATGGAAACCTGCAG TCTCCAGAAGAATGGCAATGAGGAGCCTTTGTCACGGCCGGCCCCTGAAGGCCAGCAGCGTGTCCGTGTGGTGGCACAGAGGGGGAAGTCCATGGAAGAGCTCGGAGCTTCGAAGTTCACCAGACCCTCGGCCCTGAGTAAGAGTACTGAGCAGCTGGACCAACTGTGGAGTCGTTCGACCGGACCGGGAGTGATGCTGGGACCGGACAGGGAGAAGAGGAGCGTGTCATACTTCGGAGAGGGCCGAGGAGAGAAGGCTCAGgggcaggaaagagagagaaggaacaagTGGGTATCGGAGCGAGCAGCGCAGGGACAAGAGAATGTTGTCCAGAAAAACGCTCAGGGACAGACCCAAAACCAAACCCAGAAAAAATCCCTGTTGAAGCAGGACTCGGCACCGCTGCTGGGCAGTGAGGAAGATGCCGGGCCTCTCACAACTGCAGGAACCAGGGACTCGAACAGAtccacctccccagcctccagctcctcttccCGGGTCAGGGTTCACTCTGGATCTCCTGGATCCCACGGCTCTGTCACAGATGAGGTCAGGCTCAGCAGACCCTCCAGCGAGGCGTCCAACCCTCCGTCCCCCAGAGGTCAAGAGACcagcgagagagagatcaaatccacctcctccacccccaacCAGACAAAGCTTCCTTATGAAAACAGACCTAGCTCCAG AATCAAGACGTCCCCTCCTGTGACTACATCAGATCGAGAGCAGTCAGTGGATGAACCCAGCAACGACACCGCACCCCCTGATTCAAACCAGGAAGTGTCTCTGAGCTGTGGCGTCACCACGGATCCCTCGCTGTGGATACTTCCACCTGAAGAGGGAATCAAAGATGAAGTCCAGAACCTGCCGCTAACAGACGACGTGTTTGAGGACGAGTGCGCAAGCTCGGCCCCTCCTGCACAGAAAAGCGAAACCTCTGCGTCTCCTTCGACCTCAGTCTCTGACGCAGACACCAGTCAGCGTGCGGAGGGGGAGAAAGATCCAGAAACGGAGGATGAGAAGGCGGGAGAAAACCAGGggatagaggagagggggagcccagagggagagatggagagcccCGAAAAGCCCGTCGAGAAGCCTCAGTGGGAGGAGCTTGTAGAAGCGGTGGTCACGGCCGACCAGTCGTTGGCCAGAGCGCTCTACCCGCTGACCAATCGTAAGACGGCGTTGATGCTGATGGAGCAGCTGCTGTCAGAGGACACGCTGCTGATGGAGGAGCATTACAAGAAGAaacaggagcagagaggagctgctgaaag TGCTGAGACGGTGGAGGAAGCTGAACCGTCTCCCTGTCCATCTGATCCTGACAGCGAGAAACCTCAGTGTCCAGAGCTGCAGAGCAAAGCTGACATCACTGAGAAGAAG CGTTTATTGGTATCGTGTATCGAGGAGCGTCTGCGTGCGTTGGAGGAGACCCGTGCCGCCCTGCAGACAGAGATCCAGGAGAACGCGGCCTGCGGAAAGGCGCTGGAGCTGCTGGTCCAGGAGCGCTGTCAGCCCGTGGAGCTGGAGAGGTACAACCTCTTCATAGGAGACCTGGAGCGGGTGGTGAGCCTGCTGCTGTGCCTCTCCGCCAGGCTGGCCAGGGTGCAGAACGCCCTGAGCACCGTGGACCAGCACACAGACGCCGAGGAGAAG CAATCTCTGGACAGCCGCCACCGTCTGCTGTGCAAACAGAGGGAGGACGCCAAAGATCTGAAGGATAACCTGGACCGCAGAGAGAGCCTGGTCTCCACCTTCCTGTCCCGGCAGCTGTCCACCCAGCAGCTGCAGGACTACCGGCGCTTCGTCCAGACCAAGGCCTCGCTGCTCATCCGGCAGAAGGACCTGGAGGAGCGGCAGCGGCTGGGCGAGGAGCAGCTGGAGGCCCTGAGCAGCAGCCTGCATCCATGA